A window from Numida meleagris isolate 19003 breed g44 Domestic line unplaced genomic scaffold, NumMel1.0 unplaced_Scaffold261, whole genome shotgun sequence encodes these proteins:
- the LOC110390998 gene encoding uncharacterized protein LOC110390998 isoform X1, translating to MGQGTGVSSRDICNSTAEGTLEAPVLFLNTSRAQEGEIVLAQCVLQNLVPAIRIVLCKDRVEEYVMKAQEGKIIYSMPLNISARSTGSYACGYQHRNASSVLLNSVLSAPQYLRVTGHVSYSTTVTAPTEPHTQQDYTVIAVASVAATLLLSAATCWIIKKGACRERCGRQQNVPSQRMEATDYGEIQYSTIAHFRRDKLLEFSFLFSPLLFME from the exons GTACTGGTGTGAGCAGCCGGGACATTTGCAACTCCACAGCTGAAG GTACTCTCGAGGCTCCAGTCCTGTTCCTTAACACTTCCAGAGCTCAGGAAGGGGAAATTGTCCTGGCTCAATGTGTCCTTCAGAACCTGGTTCCTGCTATCCGAATTGTCTTATGCAAGGACAGGGTTGAGGAGTACGTCATGAAAGCCCAAGAGGGCAAGATTATCTACTCCATGCCTCTGAATATCTCTGCAAGGAGCACCGGCTCATATGCGTGTGGGTACCAGCACAGGAACGCAAGCAGTGTGCTGTTGAACTCTGTCCTCAGTGCTCCCCAATACCTGCGGGTCACAG GCCATGTGTCCTACTCCACAACAGTGACAGCACCCACAG AGCCCCACACCCAGCAGGACTACACAGTCATTGCAGTGGCATCAGTGGCTGCCAccctcctcctttctgctgcaaCCTGCTGGATCATCAAGAAAG GTGCCTGCAGAGAGAGATGCGGAAG GCAGCAGAATGTTCCCAGCCAGCGTATGGAAGCCACTGACTATGGAGAAATCCAGT acTCCACCATCGCCCACTTCCGAAGGGACAAG cttttgGAGTTCTCATTCTTATTTTCACCATTACTGTTTATGGAATGA
- the LOC110390998 gene encoding uncharacterized protein LOC110390998 isoform X3, translating to MGQGTLEAPVLFLNTSRAQEGEIVLAQCVLQNLVPAIRIVLCKDRVEEYVMKAQEGKIIYSMPLNISARSTGSYACGYQHRNASSVLLNSVLSAPQYLRVTGHVSYSTTVTAPTEPHTQQDYTVIAVASVAATLLLSAATCWIIKKGACRERCGRQQNVPSQRMEATDYGEIQYSTIAHFRRDKLLEFSFLFSPLLFME from the exons GTACTCTCGAGGCTCCAGTCCTGTTCCTTAACACTTCCAGAGCTCAGGAAGGGGAAATTGTCCTGGCTCAATGTGTCCTTCAGAACCTGGTTCCTGCTATCCGAATTGTCTTATGCAAGGACAGGGTTGAGGAGTACGTCATGAAAGCCCAAGAGGGCAAGATTATCTACTCCATGCCTCTGAATATCTCTGCAAGGAGCACCGGCTCATATGCGTGTGGGTACCAGCACAGGAACGCAAGCAGTGTGCTGTTGAACTCTGTCCTCAGTGCTCCCCAATACCTGCGGGTCACAG GCCATGTGTCCTACTCCACAACAGTGACAGCACCCACAG AGCCCCACACCCAGCAGGACTACACAGTCATTGCAGTGGCATCAGTGGCTGCCAccctcctcctttctgctgcaaCCTGCTGGATCATCAAGAAAG GTGCCTGCAGAGAGAGATGCGGAAG GCAGCAGAATGTTCCCAGCCAGCGTATGGAAGCCACTGACTATGGAGAAATCCAGT acTCCACCATCGCCCACTTCCGAAGGGACAAG cttttgGAGTTCTCATTCTTATTTTCACCATTACTGTTTATGGAATGA
- the LOC110390998 gene encoding uncharacterized protein LOC110390998 isoform X2, protein MGQGTGVSSRDICNSTAEGTLEAPVLFLNTSRAQEGEIVLAQCVLQNLVPAIRIVLCKDRVEEYVMKAQEGKIIYSMPLNISARSTGSYACGYQHRNASSVLLNSVLSAPQYLRVTGHVSYSTTVTAPTEPHTQQDYTVIAVASVAATLLLSAATCWIIKKGACRERCGRQQNVPSQRMEATDYGEIQYSTIAHFRRDKKNSKL, encoded by the exons GTACTGGTGTGAGCAGCCGGGACATTTGCAACTCCACAGCTGAAG GTACTCTCGAGGCTCCAGTCCTGTTCCTTAACACTTCCAGAGCTCAGGAAGGGGAAATTGTCCTGGCTCAATGTGTCCTTCAGAACCTGGTTCCTGCTATCCGAATTGTCTTATGCAAGGACAGGGTTGAGGAGTACGTCATGAAAGCCCAAGAGGGCAAGATTATCTACTCCATGCCTCTGAATATCTCTGCAAGGAGCACCGGCTCATATGCGTGTGGGTACCAGCACAGGAACGCAAGCAGTGTGCTGTTGAACTCTGTCCTCAGTGCTCCCCAATACCTGCGGGTCACAG GCCATGTGTCCTACTCCACAACAGTGACAGCACCCACAG AGCCCCACACCCAGCAGGACTACACAGTCATTGCAGTGGCATCAGTGGCTGCCAccctcctcctttctgctgcaaCCTGCTGGATCATCAAGAAAG GTGCCTGCAGAGAGAGATGCGGAAG GCAGCAGAATGTTCCCAGCCAGCGTATGGAAGCCACTGACTATGGAGAAATCCAGT acTCCACCATCGCCCACTTCCGAAGGGACAAG AAGAATAGCAAATtgtga